Proteins found in one Takifugu rubripes chromosome 17, fTakRub1.2, whole genome shotgun sequence genomic segment:
- the LOC105417627 gene encoding caldesmon translates to MASLAPVSHPQQLSMQRYWWPRYVEHLVRELQRQQNASQFCDTLLQTEGISVPTHSCVLAALSPQLSERLSGAQPSPLGQRRKVRLDSMTAQTLLKLVGLLYSGEVEVKGSLEKDEVLYAARQFGITDLVEGRKDVWGKEGQPQEDTCRKLQGGHFETGGGPVWKTPGVSVGTQTADEALGRPGQSHPPLTVPSSPSGAPRGGHSSGVCGTGSHDDDLESQIAQEHGCRQEDRTTLGTGPSETAEQEGTALGEREEDRAGGEEDRAGGEEDRAGGEQDRAIREEDRAGGEQDRAGGEQDRAIREEDRAIGEEDRAGGEQDRAIREEDRAGGEQDRAGGEQDRAGGEQDRAIREEDRAGGEEDRAIREEDRAGREEDRAGREEDRAIREEDRAGREAGGEEDRAGGEQDRAGGEQDRAIREEDRAGREEDRAGREEDRAGREEDRAITEEDRAITEEDRAITEEDRATVKQMLGTTRISFKLKLVRTEGKAWEVLRRRDARETLTSPGPRFQEPHLPEPADSTPEAKGQPVSGDPQVNGSGGKALDGKRKRPESEEIPEIPPKKTATADPGDGTDARDRLPAGAKADGRRRAQVVNVKDAQRILKQLFSKTRKLKGRQRKDATRKSGNLQSGEGAGGVPDTDVTGPQTRSRKSRLNSDSNHNHILGPITPREDKLSKENISAEEDVLLSAGELQGTLLHCVPRRRGQTGKGQRPKPPQNSEGAPQLSVPRNISASLTHHRSSSQTPSRSSRALNYNYHQEEEEEVEVVEVVEEEEEEEETL, encoded by the exons ATGGCATCACTGGCCCCCGTGTCTCATCCCCAGCAGCTGAGCATGCAGAGGTACTGGTGGCCCCGCTATGTGGAGCATCTTGTGAGggagctgcagaggcagcagaacGCCTCCCAGTTCTGTGACACCCTGCTGCAGACGGAAG GTATCTCGGTCCCCACGCACAGCTGCGTCCTGGCGGCGCTCAGCCCTCAGCTGTCTGAGAGGCTGTCGGGGGCTCAGCCCTCGCCCCTGGGTCAGAGGCGCAAGGTCAGGCTGGACTCCATGACGGCCCAGACCCTCCTGAAGCTCGTGGGCCTCCTGTACTCTGGGGAGGTGGAGGTCAAAGGGAGCCTGGAGAAGGACGAGGTGCTGTACGCCGCCCGGCAGTTTGGGATCACCGACCTGGTCGAGGGGCGGAAAGACGTGTGGGGGAAGGAGGGACAACCCCAGGAGGACACCTGCAGGAAGCTGCAAGGTGGACACTTTGAGACCGGAGGCGGTCCAGTCTGGAAGACGCCTGGTGTCTCAGTGGGGACGCAGACGGCTGACGAGGCTTTGGGTCGCCCGGGCCAGAGTCACCCTCCACTAACGGTTCCCAGCTCGCCCAGTGGTGCCCCGAGGGGCGGACAcagcagtggtgtgtgtggcACCGGTTCCCATGACGATGACTTGGAATCCCAGATAGCTCAGGAACATGGCTGCCGTCAGGAGGACCGGACGACTTTGGGGACCGGACCGtcagaaacagctgaacaggAGGGAACGGCGCTcggtgagagagaggaggaccGGGCCGGCGGAGAGGAGGACCGGGCCGGCGGAGAGGAGGACCGGGCCGGCGGAGAGCAGGACCGGgccatcagagaggaggaccgGGCCGGCGGAGAGCAGGACCGGGCCGGCGGAGAGCAGGACCGGgccatcagagaggaggaccgGGCCATCGGAGAGGAGGACCGGGCCGGCGGAGAGCAGGACCGGgccatcagagaggaggaccgGGCCGGCGGAGAGCAGGACCGGGCCGGCGGAGAGCAGGACAGGGCCGGCGGAGAGCAGGACCGGgccatcagagaggaggaccgGGCCGGCGGAGAGGAGGACCGGgccatcagagaggaggaccgggccggcagagaggaggaccgggccggcagagaggaggaccgggccatcagagaggaggaccgGGCCGGCAGAGAGGCCGGCGGAGAGGAGGACCGGGCCGGCGGAGAGCAGGACCGGGCCGGCGGAGAGCAGGACCGGgccatcagagaggaggaccgggccggcagagaggaggaccgggccggcagagaggaggaccgggccggcagagaggaggaccgggCCATCACAGAGGAGGACCGGGCCATCACAGAGGAGGACCGGGCCATCACAGAGGAGGACCGGGCCACAGTGAAGCAGATGCTCGGGACCACAAGGATTTCCTTCAAG TTGAAGCTGGTGAGGACCGAAGGAAAAGCCTGGGAGGTCCTGAGGCGAAGAGACGCTCGTGAGACGCTCACCTCCCCGGGGCCCCGTTTCCAGGAGCCCCACCTGCCGGAACCG GCAGACTCCACACCCGAGGCCAAAGGTCAACCCGTGTCAGGTGACCCACAAGTCAACGGCAGTGGTGGAAAAGCGCTGGATGGGAAGCGGAAGAGGCCGGAAAGTGAAGAAATTCCGGAAATTCCGCCGAAGAAGACGGCGACCGCTGACCCCGGCGATGGGACTGACGCGAGGGACCGACTCCCAGCGGGGGCCAAAGCTGACGGGCGAAGACGGGCCCAGGTGGTAAATGTGAAGGACGCCCAGAGGATTCTCAAGCAGCTTTTCTCAAAAACAAGGAAGCTGAAGGGACGGCAGAGGAAGGACGCAACCCGAAAATCCGGAAACTTACAGAGCGGAGAGGGAGCAGGCGGCGTCCCGGACACAGACGTGACGGGGCCACAGACCAGGAGCCGAAAGTCTCGCCTCAACTCGGACAGCAACCATAATCACATTTTAGGCCCGATCACCCCCAGGGAGGATAAATTATCCAAAGAAAACATCTCCGCTGAGGAGGACGTCCTCCTGTCTGCTGGCGAACTGCAGGGGACATTGTTGCACTGTGTCCCCAGAAGACGAGGCCAGACTGGCAAGGGCCAGAGGCCGAAACCACCACAGAACTCTGAAG GAGCCCCTCAGCTGAGTGTTCCCAGGAACATCAGTGCGTCACTTACGCACCACCGGTCCAGCTCGCAGACacccagcaggagcagccgAGCTCTAAACTACAACTaccatcaggaggaggaggaggaggtggaggtggtggaggtggtggaggaggaggaggaggaggaggag ACGTTGTGA
- the timm10 gene encoding mitochondrial import inner membrane translocase subunit Tim10 → MDPMKAQQLAAELEVEMMADMYNRMTNACHRKCVPPHYKEADLTKGEAVCLDRCVAKYLDLHERLGRKLTELSVQDEELMRKAAMGSG, encoded by the exons ATGGATCCCATGAAAGCGCAGCAGCTGGCggcggagctggaggtggaaatgatggctgacatgtaCAACCG GATGACCAATGCCtgccacaggaagtgtgtgCCCCCGCATTACAAGGAGGCAGATTTGACGAAGGGCGAGGCGGTGTGTCTGGACCGCTGCGTGGCCAAATACCTGGACCTTCACGAGAGGCTGGGACGCAAGCTGACGGAGCTGTCGGTCCAGGATGAGGAGCTGATGAGGAAAGCGGCTATGGGGAGCGGATAA
- the unc93b1 gene encoding protein unc-93 homolog B1, with product MMEASDTEEFGVHAGAPIGGSNELLDVGQEDNQMEEFLGPQAEYNEEEEERKYYRRKRLGVIKNVLAASFGAMIVYSVYMGLLQMQLILHYDMTYREVKYSNLGLEDIDRKMLMGINVTPIISLLYTPVLIRFLGTKWMMFLASGIYALFVSTNYWERYYTLVPSAAAIGVAIVPFWASLGNYITRMAQQYYEYVNYREEHVQEQKKLPKGACHRYIIVFQSVFSSIFNLSFVFAEFPMRFVLNGHLNTNKHILHSVKTCGANITGLIPGFNTTILERLPRSMLLIEVESILMGFAFLAMIIFLLLCGAAYRPTEEIDLRSIGWGNIFQLPFKHLRDYRLRLLCPFFIYSGFETMFAVTGFSLSYGVCVLGLDKLWLLIVVYGLSCSVFSSLSLSLLYFPRWVCLVAGAAVHVTLIVVLLALPLRPNNPEMLGPLLVISALWGLGSALNKTGVSTVLGLLYAEEKERLDFVYAIYHWWQAIAIFIVYLWSNLPMRAKLSILLATLLVACYCYWLMERRLLKKVSFRLPRIPRPRHKVKGYRYLEEDNSDESGSENSDGEEEDGKGDGAEELDREGGGGDQHAASGDSSPAAARRAAEVHHRRRDNVQAKEGESEERPGG from the exons ATG ATGGAGGCTTCTGACACGGAGGAGTTTGGCGTCCATGCAGGGGCTCCCATTGGTGGCAGTAACGAGCTTCTGGATGTTGGACAAGAGGACAACCAG ATGGAGGAGTTCCTGGGCCCGCAGGCCGAGTacaatgaggaggaggaagagcggaaatactacaggaggaagaggctggGCGTCATCAAGAATGTCCTCGCCGCCAGTTTCGGGGCCATGATTGTGTACAGTGTCTACATGG GGCTCCTGCAGATGCAGCTCATCCTCCATTATGACATGACGTACCGTGAGGTGAAGTACAGCAACCTCGGCCTGGAGGACATCGATCGCAAAATGCTGATGGGCATCAACGTCACGCCCATCATCAGCCTGTTGTACACCCCCGTGCTCATCAG GTTTCTCGGAACCAAGTGGATGATGTTCCTTGCTTCGGGAATCTATGCGCTGTTTGTGTCAACCAATTACTGGGAGCGATACTACACCTTGGTTCCCTCCGCTGCAGCCATTGGCGTGGccattgtgcccttctgggccTCCCTGGGGAATTACATCACCAG GATGGCACAGCAGTACTACGAGTATGTCAACTACAGAGAGGAACATGTGCAAGAGCAGAAGAAGCTTCCTAAAGGAGCGTGCCACCGTTACATCATCGTCTTCCAGTCGGTCTTCAGCAGCATCTTTAAT ctgagttttgtttttgcagagtTCCCCATGCGGTTTGTCCTTAATGGACACCTGAACACCAACAAGCACATTCTGCACAGCGTCAAAACCTGCG GGGCCAACATCACCGGACTGATCCCAGGCTTCAACACCACCATCCTGGAGCGACTGCCCCGCTCCATGCTGCTCATCGAGGTGGAGAGTATCCTCATGGGCTTCGCCTTCCTCGCTATGATCATT ttcctgctgctgtgCGGTGCTGCCTACCGGCCGACCGAGGAGATCGACCTTCGCAGTATCGGCTGGGGAAACATCTTCCAGCTGCCGTTCAAGCACCTCAGAGACTACCGCCTGCGGCTGCTCTGCCCTTTCTTCATCTACAGCGGCTTTGAAACCATGTTCGCCGTCACCGGATTCTCCCTG TCGTACGGCGTCTGCGTCTTGGGGCTGGATAAACTGTGGCTTCTCATCGTTGTCTATGGGCTGTCCTGCTCcgtcttctcctccctctcgctGAGCCTCCTGTACTTCCCCCGCTGGGTGTGTCTGGTAGCGGGCGCAGCCGTTCACGTGACCCTGATCGTGGTCCTCCTGGCGTTGCCGTTACGTCCCAACAACCCGGAGATGCTGGGCCCACTCCTGGTGATCTCTGCACTGTGGGGCCTTGGCTCAGCCCTCAACAAGACGGGCGTCagca CTGTGCTGGGACTGCTGTACGCGGAGGAAAAGGAACGTCTGGACTTTGTCTACGCCATCTATCACTGGTGGCAGGCCATCGCCATCTTCATAGTTTACCTCTGGTCCAACCTGCCCATGAGG GCTAAACTGTCCATCCTGCTGGCGACACTCTTGGTGGCCTGTTACTGCTACTGGCTGATGGAGCGTCGCCTGTTGAAGAAGGTGTCCTTCAGGCTGCCTCGCATCCCTCGGCCCCGACACAAG GTCAAAGGCTACCGCTACCTGGAAGAGGACAACTCGGATGAGTCGGGCTCTGAGAACAGCgatggggaggaagaggacggtAAAGGTGACGGGGCCgaggagctggacagagagggCGGAGGGGGAGACCAGCATGCAGCATCGGGAGACTCCTCGCCTGCAGCGGCGAGGAGAGCGGCGGAGGTCCACCATCGCAGGCGAGACAATGTTCAGgcgaaggagggagagagcgaaGAACGTCCTGGAGGCTga
- the crybb1l2 gene encoding crystallin, beta B1, like 2, with the protein MFGDKSKASSQTDWKMAQNKMSEMGMMSYKMHVFEQENFQGRTIEISGECINVCDLGMDKVRSLRVECGPFVGFEQMNLCGEMFILEKGEYPRWDSWSNCQKNDYLLSFRPIRMDPEKHKICLYEVGEFKGRKMEIMDDDVPSLFSYGFTDRVGSVMVSCGTWVGYQFPGYRGTQYLLEKGEFKHFNEFGARCPQMQSIRRIRDMQWHPHGCYNMSSK; encoded by the exons ATGTTTGGAGACAAATCCAAGGCTTCTTCCCAGACTGACTGGAAGATGGCTCAGAATAAGATGTCTGAGATGGGGATGATGTCCTACAAG ATGCACGTGTTCGAGCAGGAGAACTTTCAGGGCCGCACCATTGAGATCAGCGGTGAGTGCATCAACGTCTGTGACCTGGGGATGGACAAGGTGCGCTCCCTTCGCGTCGAATGTGGTCC CTTTGTGGGCTTTGAGCAGATGAACCTGTGCGGTGAAATGTTCATCCTGGAGAAGGGCGAGTACCCCCGCTGGGACTCCTGGAGCAACTGCCAGAAGAATGACTACCTGCTGTCCTTCAGGCCCATCCGCATG gacccggagAAGCACAAGATTTGCCTGTATGAGGTCGGAGAGTTCAAGGGTCGTAAGATGGAGATCATGGACGATGACGTTCCCAGCTTGTTCTCCTACGGTTTCACCGACAGGGTGGGCAGCGTGATGGTCAGCTGTGGAAC CTGGGTGGGATACCAGTTCCCCGGCTACCGTGGCACCCAGTACCTGCTAGAGAAGGGCGAGTTCAAGCATTTCAATGAGTTCGGAGCCCGCTGCCCACAGATGCAGTCCATCAGGCGCATCCGAGACATGCAGTGGCATCCACACGGGTGCTACAACATGTCCTCCAAGTGA